From the Pseudomonas sp. VD-NE ins genome, the window AATGCGGTAACACACGCAATTGACTTCCTGTTGGCTCATCACGACTATAGGCGTCCCGCTGCCGCCAACCCGGCACATACGGGCGCAATCCAGGCCTTATAAGCACGACAAAAGAGCGTGCGCCTGAGTAGATGAAGAATCACGCGCGTTACTCGCAGTAGTTTCCAGAGCGCCTGAACGAGGATTTTTTACATGCCAGCCATCACCCTGACCACGCTCCAGAGCCTCAAGCAGAAAGGTGAAAAGATCACCATGCTGACCTGCTATGACGCGACCTTCGCCCACGCCTGCAACGAGGCTGGTGTCGAAGTGCTGCTGGTGGGCGACTCCCTCGGCATGGTCCTGCAAGGTCACGACAGCACCCTGCCGGTGACCACCGCAGAAATGGCCTACCACACCGCCTGCGTCAAACGCGGCAACACCGATGCCCTGATCCTCGCCGACCTGCCGTTCATGGCCAACGCCACCCTCGAACAAACCCTGAGCAACAGCGCCATGCTGATGCAGGCCGGTGCGCACATGATCAAAGTCGAAGGTCAGTTGTGGCTCGCCGAGTCGATTCGTCTGCTCGCCGAGCGCGGTGTGCCGGTGTGCGCGCACATGGGCCTGACCCCGCAAGCGGTGAACATTCTTGGCGGTTATAAAGTGCAGGGACGCAACGAGAACCAGGCGCGGCAGATGCGTGCCGACGCGATCTCGCTGGAACAGGCCGGCGCGGCGATGCTGCTGCTCGAATGCGTACCGAGCGAACTGGCCGCTGAAATCAGCCAGGCCGTGAAGATCCCGGTCATCGGTATTGGTGCCGGTAACGCCACCGACGGCCAAGTACTGGTGCTGCACGACATGCTCGGCCTGTCGATCACTGGCCGCGTGCCGAAGTTCGTCAAGAACTTCATGCACGGTCAGGACAGCATCCAGTCCGCGCTGAAGGCTTATGTCAACGAAGTCAAAGCCACCACGTTCCCTGGCATCGAACACGGATTCTCTGCATGAACACCGTTAAAACCGTACGCGAACTGCGCGCCGCTGT encodes:
- the panB gene encoding 3-methyl-2-oxobutanoate hydroxymethyltransferase, with amino-acid sequence MPAITLTTLQSLKQKGEKITMLTCYDATFAHACNEAGVEVLLVGDSLGMVLQGHDSTLPVTTAEMAYHTACVKRGNTDALILADLPFMANATLEQTLSNSAMLMQAGAHMIKVEGQLWLAESIRLLAERGVPVCAHMGLTPQAVNILGGYKVQGRNENQARQMRADAISLEQAGAAMLLLECVPSELAAEISQAVKIPVIGIGAGNATDGQVLVLHDMLGLSITGRVPKFVKNFMHGQDSIQSALKAYVNEVKATTFPGIEHGFSA